One genomic segment of Arthrobacter sp. Marseille-P9274 includes these proteins:
- a CDS encoding PH domain-containing protein: MRLKLDPGERVIVLARTQARRLFWPFVLFLAVLGAAGFGLGWLSRAGLPEWITPWLPVLRAAVLVSAVLLVLRACVVPLLRWLSTRYLLTNRRLIVRRGWGRRSEQQMLLAAVYSVRIEQDLLQRVLRSGRLEADLGYGRFWRLPDVPEVARFRALVVRAIEDLPRTEFPDRFDGVDMERLQQSEYGEEGNAG; the protein is encoded by the coding sequence GTGCGGCTGAAGCTGGATCCCGGCGAGCGCGTCATCGTGCTGGCCCGCACGCAGGCGCGCCGCCTGTTCTGGCCGTTCGTGCTGTTCCTGGCGGTGCTCGGCGCCGCGGGGTTCGGGCTCGGCTGGCTCAGCCGCGCGGGCCTGCCGGAGTGGATCACGCCTTGGCTGCCGGTGCTGCGTGCCGCGGTGCTGGTGTCGGCGGTGCTGCTGGTGCTGCGGGCGTGCGTCGTGCCGCTGCTGCGCTGGTTGTCCACCCGCTACCTGCTGACCAACCGGCGGCTGATTGTCCGGCGCGGCTGGGGGCGGCGGAGCGAGCAGCAGATGCTGCTGGCGGCCGTCTACTCGGTGCGCATCGAGCAGGACCTGCTCCAGCGGGTCCTGCGCAGCGGGCGGCTGGAGGCGGACCTGGGCTACGGGCGGTTCTGGCGGCTGCCGGACGTGCCGGAGGTGGCGCGCTTCCGGGCGCTGGTGGTCCGGGCGATCGAAGACCTGCCGCGCACGGAATTTCCTGACCGGTTCGATGGAGTAGACATGGAAAGATTGCAGCAGTCCGAGTACGGCGAGGAAGGAAATGCGGGATGA
- a CDS encoding DUF885 domain-containing protein: MTHQTTEPTTDIPTRVPSAIDAVADAYTETLLELNPSLATSLGIPGHETEYPDYSPAGVEAMAECAREALRRLEDLEPTDDTDRITLDAMRERLGLDLEIHEAGLDLAEVNNLASPVQDIRAIFDLMPQATIEDWNHIAGRMAHVPDALAGYASSLREARKRGRIAPRRQLKTVIEQANAYAAEDGFFQATAAAASTNDGDLPQELRERLAEAAGAARNAYRKLAAVLEDELLPEAPEKDAVGREHYALMSRRFLGSAVDLEETYRWGIEELDRIIAEQEAVAAQIKPGASIEEAMALLDADESRQLHGTGALQAWMQRLSDKAVADLAGTHFEIPEPMRRLECMIAPTHEGGIYYTGPSDDFARPGRMWWSVPEGEDTFSTWKETTTVYHEGVPGHHLQIATATYRRELLNNWRRNICWVSGHGEGWALYAERLMDELGYLADPGDRMGMLDGQRMRAARVVFDIGVHLELEVPERWGSGTWTPEKGYEFLKKNIAISEGQLNFEFTRYLGWPGQAPSYKLGQRLWEQLRDERRRREGASFDIKSFHTQALNIGSVGLDTLRRALLGEDAAARA; the protein is encoded by the coding sequence GTGACTCACCAGACAACAGAACCCACCACGGACATCCCCACCCGTGTCCCGTCGGCCATCGACGCTGTCGCCGACGCCTACACGGAAACCCTGCTGGAGCTGAACCCCTCGCTGGCAACGTCGCTCGGCATCCCTGGGCATGAGACGGAATACCCGGACTACTCCCCCGCCGGCGTCGAGGCCATGGCGGAATGTGCCCGCGAGGCGCTGCGGCGGCTCGAAGACCTCGAACCCACGGACGACACCGACCGCATCACCCTCGACGCAATGCGCGAACGCCTGGGGCTGGACCTGGAGATCCACGAGGCCGGCCTCGATCTCGCCGAGGTCAACAACCTCGCCTCCCCCGTGCAGGACATCCGCGCCATCTTCGACCTGATGCCGCAGGCCACCATCGAGGACTGGAACCACATCGCCGGCCGCATGGCCCACGTTCCCGATGCCCTGGCCGGCTACGCCAGCTCGCTGCGTGAAGCCAGGAAGCGCGGCCGGATCGCGCCCCGCCGCCAGCTGAAGACCGTGATCGAGCAGGCCAACGCCTATGCGGCCGAGGACGGATTCTTCCAGGCCACCGCCGCAGCGGCTTCCACTAACGACGGCGACCTTCCGCAGGAACTGCGCGAGCGGCTCGCCGAGGCTGCCGGGGCCGCCCGCAACGCTTACCGCAAGCTCGCCGCCGTGCTCGAAGACGAACTGCTCCCGGAAGCCCCCGAGAAGGACGCCGTGGGGCGCGAACACTACGCCCTGATGTCCCGGCGCTTCCTCGGCTCCGCCGTCGACCTGGAAGAGACCTACCGCTGGGGCATCGAGGAGCTTGACCGGATCATCGCGGAGCAGGAAGCGGTCGCAGCGCAGATCAAGCCCGGCGCCTCCATCGAGGAAGCCATGGCCCTGCTGGATGCCGACGAGTCCCGCCAGCTGCACGGGACCGGGGCGCTCCAGGCCTGGATGCAGCGGCTGTCCGACAAGGCCGTCGCCGACCTGGCAGGCACCCACTTCGAGATTCCCGAGCCGATGCGGCGGCTCGAGTGCATGATCGCCCCGACGCACGAGGGCGGCATCTACTACACCGGCCCCTCGGACGACTTCGCCCGGCCCGGCCGGATGTGGTGGTCCGTGCCGGAGGGCGAAGACACCTTCAGCACGTGGAAGGAAACCACCACCGTCTACCACGAGGGCGTCCCCGGCCATCACCTGCAGATTGCGACGGCGACCTACCGCCGGGAGCTGCTCAACAACTGGCGGCGCAACATCTGCTGGGTCTCCGGACACGGCGAAGGCTGGGCGCTCTACGCCGAGCGGCTCATGGACGAGCTGGGCTACCTCGCCGACCCGGGCGACCGGATGGGCATGCTGGACGGCCAGCGGATGCGCGCAGCCCGCGTGGTCTTCGACATCGGCGTCCACCTCGAACTCGAGGTTCCGGAACGCTGGGGCTCGGGAACCTGGACCCCGGAGAAGGGCTACGAGTTCCTGAAGAAAAACATTGCCATCAGCGAGGGCCAGCTGAACTTCGAGTTCACCCGCTACCTCGGCTGGCCGGGCCAGGCGCCCTCCTACAAACTGGGGCAGCGCCTGTGGGAGCAGCTCCGGGATGAGCGGCGCCGCCGCGAGGGCGCCTCCTTCGATATCAAGTCGTTCCATACGCAGGCGCTGAACATCGGCTCCGTCGGCCTCGACACGCTGCGCCGCGCCCTGCTCGGCGAGGACGCCGCGGCCCGGGCCTGA
- a CDS encoding adenylate/guanylate cyclase domain-containing protein: MTSSEHHEPEPLTLSMPRIVPQAEVEAAQDAVREDPNPAKVDREAIRALERRLIGSERTMRRREVAAGAGVSLLSARKLWRALGFPNLGDEDVAFTQADMEALTTIIDLVREERLTEEAAISITRSIGQMTDRMVVWQVEALVEEMVHQLGITDAEARKRLVTELPDLIEPLEKVLLYSWRRQLNAGVARLTVRAEAGLGAAGEHDDDSLPLLRAVGFADLVSYTSLSRQMNEKTLAQLVQRFENRCAEIISVGGGRLVKTVGDEVLYLASTPHAGAEISLALAKAMADDDLLPSARVGMVWGGIVSRLGDIYGPTVNLASRLTSLAEPGTVLVDSTTAATLAGDDRFVLMPQKVRTIRGFGEIHPVTVAHGRGTGLVVD; encoded by the coding sequence ATGACCAGTAGCGAGCACCACGAGCCGGAGCCGCTGACCCTGTCCATGCCGCGCATCGTGCCCCAGGCGGAGGTCGAGGCGGCCCAGGACGCGGTCCGTGAGGACCCGAACCCGGCCAAGGTGGACCGCGAGGCCATCCGAGCCCTGGAACGTCGGCTGATCGGTTCGGAACGGACCATGCGCCGCCGCGAGGTGGCCGCCGGCGCCGGCGTGTCGCTGCTCTCCGCGCGCAAGCTGTGGCGTGCGCTGGGCTTTCCGAACCTCGGCGACGAGGACGTGGCCTTCACACAGGCGGACATGGAGGCGCTGACCACCATCATCGACCTGGTCCGGGAAGAGCGGCTGACCGAGGAGGCGGCCATCTCCATCACCCGGTCCATCGGCCAGATGACGGACCGGATGGTCGTCTGGCAGGTCGAGGCGCTGGTGGAGGAAATGGTGCACCAGCTCGGCATTACCGACGCGGAGGCCCGCAAGCGGCTGGTCACCGAGCTGCCGGACCTGATCGAGCCGCTGGAGAAGGTGCTGCTGTATTCCTGGCGGCGGCAGCTGAACGCCGGCGTGGCGCGGCTGACCGTGCGCGCCGAGGCGGGGCTGGGTGCGGCCGGAGAGCACGACGACGATTCCTTGCCGTTGCTGCGCGCGGTCGGCTTCGCGGACCTCGTCTCCTACACCAGCCTGTCGCGCCAGATGAACGAGAAGACGCTGGCCCAGCTGGTGCAGCGCTTCGAGAACCGCTGCGCCGAGATCATCTCCGTCGGCGGCGGCCGGCTGGTCAAGACCGTCGGCGACGAAGTCCTCTACCTCGCCTCGACCCCGCACGCCGGCGCGGAAATCTCGCTGGCGCTGGCCAAGGCGATGGCGGACGACGACCTGCTGCCGTCGGCCCGGGTGGGCATGGTGTGGGGCGGCATCGTCTCCCGCCTCGGCGACATCTACGGCCCCACGGTCAACCTGGCCTCGCGGCTGACCTCGCTCGCCGAGCCGGGCACCGTGCTGGTGGATTCCACCACAGCCGCCACGCTGGCCGGGGACGATCGCTTTGTCCTGATGCCGCAGAAGGTGCGCACCATCCGCGGGTTCGGCGAAATCCATCCGGTGACCGTGGCGCACGGCCGGGGCACCGGCCTCGTAGTGGACTGA
- a CDS encoding acyl-CoA carboxylase subunit epsilon, which translates to MTRTQAQAETRTADEAAPLFTVAKGNPTPEELAALTAVVLALQPSPEPPAAAEQPRRRSPRRRELLRPVVAHGPGAWRHTFR; encoded by the coding sequence ATGACCAGGACCCAGGCTCAGGCCGAAACCCGGACCGCTGACGAGGCGGCCCCGCTGTTCACCGTCGCCAAGGGGAATCCGACCCCCGAGGAACTCGCCGCGCTGACCGCCGTCGTGCTGGCCCTGCAGCCATCCCCGGAGCCTCCCGCTGCGGCGGAGCAGCCGCGCCGGCGCAGCCCGCGGCGGCGCGAACTGCTGCGCCCCGTCGTCGCGCACGGCCCCGGCGCCTGGCGGCACACCTTCCGCTAG
- a CDS encoding dicarboxylate/amino acid:cation symporter — translation MTTATSTEKSGRRLPRWATSFGPQIIAALIAGLALGLAAKNLGEPAPGEPNWLTETLTTIGSSYISLLKAAVVPLIFTAVVSSIANLRAVSNAARLAWNTLLWFAITAFIAVIIGMGLGTIMQPGASAAGDVPGEYTGRTGDWWAFLTGLFPANFLGLEATTKAGEAGDVTTSLGFNVLQILVISIAVGIAALKVGKAAEPFLQLNASALAVIQKVLWWIIRLAPIGTVGLIGKAVATYGWDTMGSLGLFTLSIYVGLALVLFVVYPVLVRAHGLSVKQWFSGAWPAIQLAFVSRSSMGALPLTQRVTERNLGVPRAYASFAVPLGSTTKMDGCASIYPAIAAIFVAQFFGVELGFMHYVLIAVVSVLGSAATAGTTGATVMLTLTLSTLGLPLEGVGLLLAVDPIVDMGRTAVNVAGQTLVPTIVAKRQGILDEALYNARRTGDPFSDDTEGAETGTSAGAEATERRPEPAATA, via the coding sequence GTGACTACCGCAACCAGCACTGAGAAGAGCGGGCGCAGGCTGCCCCGCTGGGCCACATCGTTCGGCCCCCAGATTATCGCCGCCCTCATCGCCGGCCTGGCCCTGGGCCTCGCCGCCAAGAACCTGGGCGAGCCGGCGCCGGGCGAGCCGAACTGGCTCACCGAGACCCTGACCACCATCGGTTCCAGCTACATCTCCCTGCTGAAGGCGGCCGTCGTCCCGCTGATCTTCACCGCGGTGGTCAGCTCGATCGCCAACCTGCGCGCGGTCTCCAACGCCGCGAGGCTCGCCTGGAATACCCTGCTGTGGTTCGCCATCACCGCCTTCATCGCGGTCATCATCGGCATGGGGCTGGGTACCATCATGCAGCCCGGCGCCAGCGCCGCCGGTGACGTGCCCGGCGAGTACACCGGCCGCACGGGCGACTGGTGGGCGTTCCTCACCGGGCTGTTCCCGGCCAACTTCCTCGGCCTTGAGGCCACTACCAAGGCCGGCGAGGCCGGTGACGTGACCACCAGCCTCGGCTTCAACGTGCTGCAGATCCTGGTCATCTCGATTGCGGTCGGCATCGCCGCACTGAAGGTCGGCAAGGCCGCCGAGCCCTTCCTGCAGCTGAACGCCTCCGCGCTGGCCGTGATCCAGAAGGTGCTCTGGTGGATCATCCGGCTCGCCCCCATCGGTACGGTGGGCCTGATCGGCAAGGCCGTGGCGACCTACGGCTGGGACACGATGGGTTCGCTGGGCCTGTTCACGCTGTCCATCTACGTCGGCCTGGCGCTGGTGCTCTTCGTGGTCTACCCGGTGCTGGTCCGCGCCCACGGCTTGTCCGTAAAGCAGTGGTTCTCCGGCGCCTGGCCCGCCATCCAGCTGGCCTTTGTCTCCCGTTCCTCGATGGGCGCCCTGCCGCTGACCCAGCGCGTGACCGAGCGCAACCTCGGCGTGCCGCGGGCCTACGCCTCCTTCGCGGTGCCGCTGGGCTCCACCACCAAGATGGACGGCTGCGCCTCGATCTACCCCGCCATCGCCGCCATCTTCGTGGCGCAGTTCTTCGGCGTGGAACTCGGGTTCATGCACTATGTGCTGATCGCCGTCGTCTCCGTCCTCGGCTCCGCCGCCACGGCGGGCACCACGGGCGCCACCGTGATGCTCACGCTGACCCTCTCCACGCTGGGCCTGCCGCTGGAAGGCGTCGGCCTGCTGCTGGCCGTCGATCCGATCGTGGACATGGGCCGCACGGCCGTCAACGTCGCCGGGCAGACCCTGGTCCCGACCATCGTGGCCAAGCGCCAGGGCATCCTGGACGAGGCGCTGTACAACGCCCGCCGCACCGGCGATCCGTTCAGCGACGACACCGAGGGTGCGGAGACCGGGACTTCCGCTGGAGCGGAGGCAACCGAGCGGCGCCCGGAACCGGCCGCCACGGCCTGA
- a CDS encoding nucleoside triphosphate pyrophosphatase gives MTELHLILASASPARTKLLTDAGIAHSVLVSDVDEDAVTARYGVTDPADTALLLARAKAEAVASLPDAEGALVLGCDSVFELDGEPYGKPYEADVARQRWRRMSGRHGVLHTGHWLIDCRDIPADAGGDDAEDGEETNDGGTGATVGAIASAGVYFAQLSEAEIDAYIATGEPLQVAGSFTIDSLGGAFIEKVDGDPHAVVGLSVSTLRRLLSDAEVAITDLWLPRPAG, from the coding sequence GTGACTGAACTGCACCTCATCCTCGCCTCCGCCTCTCCCGCCCGAACGAAACTGCTGACCGACGCCGGCATCGCCCACTCCGTCCTGGTCTCCGACGTGGACGAAGATGCCGTGACGGCCCGCTACGGCGTGACGGATCCGGCTGACACCGCCCTGCTGCTGGCCCGGGCCAAGGCCGAGGCCGTCGCCTCGCTCCCGGACGCCGAGGGAGCCCTGGTGCTGGGCTGCGACTCGGTCTTCGAACTGGACGGCGAGCCGTACGGCAAACCCTACGAGGCCGACGTGGCCCGCCAGCGCTGGCGGCGGATGAGCGGCCGGCACGGCGTCCTGCACACCGGCCACTGGCTGATCGACTGCCGCGACATTCCCGCTGACGCGGGAGGAGACGACGCGGAGGACGGCGAGGAAACCAACGACGGCGGCACCGGCGCCACCGTGGGTGCCATCGCCTCGGCGGGGGTCTACTTCGCACAGCTCAGCGAAGCGGAGATCGATGCCTACATCGCCACCGGGGAACCGCTCCAGGTGGCCGGCTCCTTCACCATAGATTCGCTCGGCGGGGCATTCATCGAGAAGGTGGACGGGGACCCGCATGCCGTCGTCGGCCTGTCCGTCTCCACCCTGCGCCGGCTGCTGTCGGACGCGGAGGTCGCCATCACGGACCTGTGGCTGCCGCGGCCGGCGGGCTGA
- a CDS encoding MarR family winged helix-turn-helix transcriptional regulator: MSDPQWLSPEEQRAWVPLAALLFRLPSAFDSQLQRDEGLTFASYMVLAMLGEQPSRTMRMSELAAATSTSQSRISRVAGGLERAGFLGRSVDPQDGRAVLARLTDAGLAKVQAASVGHVRAVRAAVFDRLSPEQVGQLAAIGTSLIGEDWGEAIDSGRPAAAQRRGA, encoded by the coding sequence ATGTCCGATCCGCAGTGGCTCAGCCCCGAAGAACAGCGCGCCTGGGTTCCCCTGGCCGCCCTGCTGTTCCGGCTGCCCTCGGCGTTCGACTCCCAGTTGCAGCGGGACGAGGGCCTGACGTTCGCCAGCTACATGGTCCTGGCCATGCTGGGCGAGCAACCCAGCCGCACCATGCGGATGAGCGAACTGGCCGCCGCCACCAGCACCTCGCAGTCGCGGATCTCCCGTGTCGCCGGCGGACTGGAGCGCGCCGGTTTCCTGGGGCGCAGCGTCGACCCCCAGGACGGCAGGGCCGTACTGGCGCGGCTCACCGACGCCGGGCTGGCCAAGGTCCAAGCCGCCTCCGTCGGCCATGTCCGGGCCGTGCGAGCCGCAGTCTTCGACCGGCTGAGCCCGGAACAGGTCGGCCAGCTCGCCGCGATCGGCACCAGCCTGATCGGCGAAGACTGGGGCGAGGCCATCGATTCGGGCAGGCCCGCCGCGGCCCAACGCCGCGGCGCATGA
- a CDS encoding biotin carboxylase N-terminal domain-containing protein codes for MTQRITKVLIANRGEIAVRVIRAARDEGIASVAVYAEPDRDALHVRLADEAYALGGETAAESYLVMEKLLDAARSSGADAVHPGYGFLSENAEFARRVIAAGLVWIGPSPEAIAKLGDKVRARHIAEKVGAPLVAGTTDPVKDVAEVLEFADAYGLPLAIKAAYGGGGRGIKVVRDREEIPEAYESAVREATAAFGRGECFVERFLDAPRHVETQCLADAHGNVVVVSTRDCSLQRRNQKLVEEAPAPFLSPDQEYNLYEASRAILLEAHYQGAGTCEFLVGQDGTISFLEVNTRLQVEHTVSEEVAGLDLVREQFRVARGEELGYEDPEIRGHSFEFRINGEDPGRNFMPAPGTVETLKLPTGPGVRVDSGIEAGEVVGGNFDSMLAKLIVTGANRTQALERARRALAEMEVAGMPTVLPFHRAVVADPDFAPADPEEPFSVHTRWIETEFVNDIPAFAGLPAGQEDEADRQRVTVEVGGKRLEVVLPAGLAASSPVRANGKPRRARGRSASAAGAASGDDLSSPMQGTIVKVAVSDGDTVAEGDLVVVLEAMKMEQPLTAHKAGTISGLSAKPGDTVSAGAVLAAITD; via the coding sequence ATGACCCAGCGCATCACCAAGGTACTGATCGCCAACCGCGGTGAAATCGCCGTCCGGGTGATCCGGGCAGCACGGGATGAAGGAATTGCCTCGGTGGCCGTCTACGCCGAGCCGGACCGGGATGCGCTGCATGTCAGGCTCGCGGACGAGGCCTATGCGCTCGGCGGCGAAACCGCAGCCGAGTCCTACCTGGTGATGGAGAAGCTGCTCGACGCCGCCCGGTCCTCCGGCGCCGACGCCGTGCACCCCGGCTACGGTTTCCTCTCCGAGAACGCCGAATTCGCGCGCCGGGTCATCGCCGCCGGGCTGGTCTGGATCGGCCCCTCCCCCGAAGCGATCGCCAAACTCGGCGACAAGGTGCGGGCCCGGCACATCGCCGAGAAGGTCGGCGCGCCGCTGGTCGCCGGCACGACCGATCCGGTCAAGGACGTCGCCGAGGTGCTGGAATTCGCCGACGCCTACGGCCTCCCGCTGGCCATCAAGGCGGCCTACGGCGGCGGCGGGCGCGGCATTAAGGTGGTCCGCGACCGCGAAGAGATCCCCGAGGCCTACGAGTCCGCCGTCCGCGAAGCCACCGCGGCGTTCGGCCGTGGCGAATGCTTCGTGGAGCGCTTCCTCGACGCCCCGCGCCACGTCGAAACCCAGTGCCTGGCGGACGCCCACGGAAACGTCGTCGTCGTATCCACCCGCGACTGCTCGCTGCAACGGCGCAACCAGAAACTGGTCGAAGAGGCGCCGGCACCGTTCCTTAGCCCGGACCAGGAATACAACCTGTACGAGGCGTCCAGGGCCATCCTGCTCGAGGCCCACTACCAGGGCGCCGGCACCTGCGAGTTCCTGGTCGGCCAGGACGGCACCATCTCCTTCCTTGAGGTCAACACCCGCCTGCAGGTCGAGCACACGGTCAGCGAGGAAGTCGCCGGACTGGACCTGGTCCGCGAGCAGTTCCGGGTGGCGCGCGGCGAGGAGCTCGGCTACGAAGATCCGGAAATCCGCGGCCACTCCTTCGAGTTCCGCATCAACGGCGAGGACCCCGGCCGCAACTTCATGCCGGCACCCGGCACCGTGGAAACGCTGAAGCTTCCTACCGGCCCCGGCGTGCGCGTGGACTCCGGGATCGAGGCCGGCGAGGTCGTCGGCGGCAACTTCGACTCCATGCTGGCCAAGCTCATCGTCACGGGCGCGAACCGGACCCAGGCCCTGGAGCGGGCCCGGCGGGCGCTGGCGGAAATGGAGGTCGCGGGCATGCCCACCGTGCTGCCGTTCCACCGCGCCGTGGTGGCAGACCCGGACTTCGCGCCCGCGGATCCGGAAGAGCCGTTCAGCGTGCACACACGCTGGATCGAAACCGAGTTCGTCAACGACATCCCCGCGTTTGCCGGCTTGCCGGCGGGGCAGGAAGATGAGGCCGACCGCCAGCGCGTCACGGTCGAGGTCGGCGGCAAGCGGCTGGAGGTCGTGCTGCCGGCAGGCCTCGCCGCTTCCTCGCCGGTCCGGGCCAACGGCAAGCCCAGGCGCGCCCGGGGCCGCTCGGCGTCGGCCGCCGGAGCAGCCAGCGGCGATGACCTGTCATCGCCCATGCAGGGCACCATCGTCAAAGTCGCCGTCAGCGACGGCGACACCGTCGCGGAAGGCGATCTCGTCGTCGTTCTGGAGGCGATGAAGATGGAGCAGCCGCTGACCGCGCACAAGGCCGGCACCATTTCCGGTTTGAGTGCCAAGCCCGGCGACACGGTCTCCGCCGGCGCCGTCCTAGCCGCGATCACCGACTGA
- a CDS encoding acyl-CoA carboxylase subunit beta: MSLDTDLDRSTTAGKIAEFRRRQAEAMMPSGQDAVDKQHARGKHTARERIDLLVDEGSFVEFDALATHRSTAFGMEKKKPLGDGVVSGYGTVDGRLVAVYSQDFSVYGGSLSQVNGEKIVKVQEFALRNGCPVIGINDGGGARIQEGVASLAMFADIFRNNVAASGVVPQISLIMGPCAGGAAYSPALTDFVVMVDKTSHMFITGPDVIKTVTGEEVDMETLGGARQHNSTTGTAAYLGVDEADAIEFVRELLDVLPSNNLTEAPAGAFNEELEPTEADLELDTLIPDSANQPYDMRSVIEHIVDDGQFLELQALYAPNVIIGYSRVEGHTVGIVANQPMQFAGTLDIAASEKAARFVRHCDAFNIPILTLVDVPGFLPGKDQEFNGIIRRGAKLLYAYAEATVPKLTVITRKAYGGAYIVMGSKKLGADLNLAWPTAQIGVMGAQGAVNILYRRDLAAVQAEGGDVEARRQEIITQYEDELLNPYQAAELGYLDAVIAPSDTRVQIVRGLRALRDKRATMPHKKHGNIPL; the protein is encoded by the coding sequence ATGAGCCTCGACACCGATCTTGACCGCTCTACTACCGCCGGCAAGATTGCGGAGTTCCGCCGGCGCCAGGCGGAGGCGATGATGCCGTCCGGTCAGGACGCGGTGGACAAGCAGCACGCCAGGGGCAAGCACACCGCGCGCGAGCGCATCGACCTGCTGGTCGACGAGGGCTCATTCGTCGAGTTCGATGCGCTGGCAACCCACCGGTCCACGGCGTTCGGCATGGAGAAGAAGAAGCCGCTCGGCGACGGCGTCGTCTCCGGCTACGGCACCGTGGACGGGCGGCTGGTGGCCGTCTACAGCCAGGACTTCTCGGTCTACGGCGGGTCGCTCAGCCAGGTCAACGGCGAGAAGATCGTCAAGGTCCAGGAGTTCGCGCTGCGCAACGGCTGCCCGGTCATCGGGATCAACGACGGCGGCGGCGCCCGCATCCAGGAGGGCGTGGCCTCGCTCGCGATGTTCGCCGACATCTTCCGCAACAACGTGGCGGCTTCCGGCGTGGTCCCGCAGATCTCGCTGATCATGGGCCCGTGCGCCGGCGGCGCCGCCTACTCCCCCGCCCTGACCGACTTCGTGGTCATGGTGGACAAGACCTCGCACATGTTCATCACCGGCCCGGACGTCATCAAGACCGTGACCGGCGAGGAAGTGGACATGGAAACCCTCGGTGGCGCGCGCCAGCACAACTCGACGACGGGCACGGCCGCCTACCTCGGGGTGGATGAAGCCGACGCCATCGAATTCGTCCGCGAACTGCTGGACGTCCTGCCCTCCAACAACCTCACCGAGGCCCCGGCCGGCGCGTTCAACGAGGAACTCGAGCCCACAGAAGCGGACCTCGAGCTGGACACGCTCATTCCCGATTCGGCCAACCAGCCCTACGACATGCGCAGCGTGATCGAGCACATCGTCGACGACGGCCAGTTCCTGGAACTCCAGGCCCTCTATGCGCCGAACGTCATCATCGGCTACAGCCGGGTCGAGGGTCACACGGTCGGCATCGTGGCCAACCAGCCGATGCAATTTGCCGGGACACTGGACATCGCCGCCTCGGAAAAGGCCGCGCGGTTCGTCCGGCACTGCGATGCGTTCAACATCCCCATCCTGACGCTGGTGGATGTCCCCGGCTTCCTGCCCGGCAAGGACCAGGAGTTCAACGGCATCATCCGGCGCGGCGCCAAGCTGCTCTATGCCTACGCCGAGGCCACGGTCCCGAAGCTCACCGTGATCACGCGCAAGGCGTACGGCGGGGCGTACATTGTGATGGGCTCGAAGAAGCTCGGCGCCGACCTCAACCTCGCCTGGCCCACCGCCCAGATCGGCGTGATGGGCGCGCAGGGCGCGGTGAACATCCTGTACCGCCGTGACCTCGCCGCCGTCCAGGCCGAGGGCGGCGACGTCGAAGCGCGCCGGCAGGAGATCATCACGCAGTACGAGGATGAGCTGCTCAACCCGTACCAGGCGGCCGAACTGGGCTACCTCGACGCCGTCATCGCCCCCTCCGACACCCGGGTCCAGATTGTCCGCGGCCTGCGCGCGCTGCGCGACAAGCGGGCCACGATGCCGCACAAGAAGCACGGAAACATCCCGCTATGA
- a CDS encoding biotin--[acetyl-CoA-carboxylase] ligase → MSQSYSDVDRPALDYEGLTDALCAPLGPYRRLELVESTGSTNSDIGQKAAADKVGWSDLSVLAAEEQTAGKGRLDREWTAPPRSSVIVSVLLRPFNHAGNPVPTQSYAWFSLLAAMSLAEALGEYAKLDAAVKWPNDVMIGGKKISGILAQIVSYGDASPPAVVIGTGLNVTMGAEDLPVPTATSVALEKGATTDRNILLMSYLRIFAQRYRQFCDVNGDPKAQWSDGTSLLSRLQRVMSTLGQQVRAQLPQGREIVGEAFGLDSFGALKVREADGTEHVVAAGDVVHLRPLEGS, encoded by the coding sequence ATGAGCCAGAGCTATTCCGATGTTGACCGCCCGGCGCTGGATTATGAGGGTCTCACCGATGCGCTCTGTGCCCCGCTGGGCCCCTACCGCCGCCTGGAACTGGTGGAGTCCACGGGCTCGACCAACAGCGATATTGGGCAGAAGGCCGCCGCAGACAAGGTGGGCTGGTCGGACCTGAGCGTCCTGGCGGCCGAGGAGCAGACCGCCGGCAAGGGCCGCCTGGACCGCGAGTGGACGGCCCCGCCCCGCTCGTCGGTGATCGTCAGCGTGCTGCTGCGCCCGTTCAACCATGCCGGCAACCCGGTGCCGACCCAGAGCTATGCCTGGTTCTCGCTGCTGGCGGCGATGTCGCTGGCCGAGGCGCTGGGCGAGTACGCCAAGCTGGACGCGGCCGTGAAATGGCCCAATGACGTGATGATCGGCGGCAAAAAGATCTCCGGCATCCTCGCCCAGATCGTGAGCTACGGGGATGCCTCGCCGCCCGCCGTCGTTATTGGCACCGGACTTAACGTGACCATGGGCGCCGAGGACCTGCCCGTGCCCACCGCCACGTCGGTGGCGCTGGAGAAGGGTGCGACGACGGACCGCAACATCCTGCTCATGTCCTACCTGCGGATCTTCGCACAGCGGTACCGCCAGTTCTGCGACGTGAACGGGGATCCCAAGGCGCAGTGGAGCGACGGAACCAGCCTTCTCAGCCGGCTGCAGCGGGTGATGTCGACGCTGGGGCAGCAGGTGCGCGCACAGTTGCCGCAGGGGCGGGAGATCGTCGGCGAGGCCTTCGGCCTGGACAGCTTCGGCGCCCTGAAGGTGCGGGAAGCGGACGGTACCGAACACGTGGTGGCAGCGGGCGACGTCGTCCACCTGCGGCCGCTCGAAGGGTCCTGA